In one Fodinicola acaciae genomic region, the following are encoded:
- a CDS encoding VOC family protein — protein MAGEKTVPLLPCRSIDDVEPFYEMLGFTRTYRQDRPYPCIGMRLEDVDLQFFGMDGFKPEDSYGSCVVLVADTSEVFEAFAAGMRKVHGKLLVSGIPRITRPRKRKNANNHAGFTVVDPGGNWIRFMAAKPSPEVPAEALARSIRSAVVMGDSLGKADQAARILDNALSRDADTARNADLAEALIYRAELAVRLDDRTAAREFLDRVGKIPLTEDERESLDGLSDLAEILRD, from the coding sequence ATGGCTGGCGAGAAGACCGTGCCGCTGCTGCCGTGCCGGTCGATCGACGATGTGGAGCCCTTCTACGAAATGCTGGGATTCACGCGCACCTACCGCCAGGACCGGCCCTACCCGTGTATTGGGATGCGGCTCGAGGATGTGGATCTGCAGTTCTTCGGCATGGACGGGTTCAAGCCGGAGGACTCCTACGGCAGCTGCGTCGTCCTGGTGGCCGACACCAGCGAGGTGTTCGAGGCTTTCGCCGCCGGCATGCGAAAAGTCCATGGAAAGCTGCTCGTCTCCGGCATTCCGCGGATAACCAGGCCGCGCAAGCGGAAGAACGCCAACAACCACGCGGGTTTCACCGTCGTCGACCCTGGCGGAAACTGGATCCGGTTCATGGCGGCGAAACCGAGCCCCGAGGTGCCGGCCGAGGCGCTGGCGCGGTCGATACGAAGTGCCGTCGTCATGGGAGACTCGCTCGGAAAAGCCGACCAGGCCGCACGGATCCTGGACAACGCGCTGAGCCGAGACGCTGATACGGCTCGAAACGCCGATCTCGCGGAAGCCCTGATCTACCGCGCGGAGTTGGCCGTACGACTCGATGACCGCACCGCAGCGCGTGAATTTCTCGACCGGGTCGGCAAAATCCCGCTTACCGAAGACGAGCGCGAGTCACTGGACGGCCTGAGCGACCTGGCCGAGATCCTGCGAGACTGA
- a CDS encoding PadR family transcriptional regulator — MSAVRLLVLGAIRRRGRAHGYLVRTDLEEWGAHEWSTATSGSVYHALKSMTEQGLLQADETSASEAGGPPRIEYAVTDDGDRLYFRLLRDALSSRDPRLDLLAAAVGLIDDLPRAEAVALLEKRAGEMRKWRDSITAHVPADTDLDSWGPVGAVIDLWLHTADSRLAWTNRLIDRLEKGAFEMSD, encoded by the coding sequence GTGTCAGCTGTACGTTTGCTCGTGCTCGGTGCGATCCGTCGGCGGGGGAGAGCACACGGCTATCTCGTACGCACCGACCTGGAGGAGTGGGGTGCGCACGAATGGTCCACCGCGACCTCGGGATCCGTTTATCACGCACTGAAATCCATGACCGAGCAGGGCCTGCTGCAGGCCGACGAGACGAGCGCCAGCGAGGCTGGCGGGCCGCCGCGGATCGAGTACGCGGTCACCGACGATGGTGACCGGCTCTATTTCCGGCTTCTCCGCGATGCCTTGTCCAGCCGCGACCCGCGACTGGACCTGTTGGCCGCGGCGGTCGGCCTGATCGACGACCTGCCGCGCGCCGAAGCTGTTGCGTTGCTTGAAAAACGTGCGGGCGAGATGCGGAAATGGCGCGACAGCATCACCGCGCACGTCCCGGCGGACACCGACCTTGACAGCTGGGGTCCGGTCGGCGCGGTCATCGATTTGTGGCTGCACACCGCGGACAGCCGCCTTGCCTGGACCAACCGCCTCATCGACCGCCTCGAAAAAGGCGCCTTCGAGATGTCCGACTGA
- a CDS encoding ABC transporter permease, protein MTSFAPAPARAPMARILLAQSLMELRLTLRRGESLLLTLVIPVLVLLGVGLTSVVRLPVGDRLGFVVPGVMALAVMSTAFTGQAIATGFERSYGVLKRLGASALPRWALMVAKTTAVVAVIAIQVVVLAIVGLVAGWHPSIAGIPAAFALAILGTAAFSGLGLWMAGTLRAEATLAGANLLYLLMLAVGGVVTAVPSFGSVFFGLLPLDALSTGMRAALTGGSVPPLSWLVLAAWTVLSIASAARFFRWE, encoded by the coding sequence ATGACCTCTTTCGCTCCGGCTCCAGCGCGCGCTCCGATGGCGCGGATTCTGCTTGCGCAGTCGCTGATGGAGCTCCGGCTGACGTTGCGCCGCGGTGAGTCGCTGCTGCTGACGCTGGTCATCCCGGTGCTGGTGTTGCTCGGCGTGGGGCTGACCTCGGTCGTACGACTGCCGGTTGGCGATCGTCTCGGTTTCGTCGTGCCTGGCGTGATGGCGCTCGCTGTGATGTCGACGGCATTCACGGGTCAGGCGATCGCGACCGGTTTCGAGCGGTCGTACGGTGTGCTGAAACGGCTTGGCGCCTCGGCGTTGCCGCGATGGGCTTTGATGGTCGCGAAAACCACCGCCGTGGTCGCGGTGATCGCGATCCAGGTCGTCGTACTCGCCATCGTGGGGCTCGTCGCCGGCTGGCACCCATCGATCGCCGGCATTCCGGCGGCTTTCGCGTTGGCGATCCTTGGTACGGCGGCGTTTTCCGGTCTCGGGTTGTGGATGGCCGGCACACTGCGCGCCGAAGCCACGCTCGCCGGCGCGAATCTGTTGTATTTGCTGATGCTCGCGGTCGGCGGCGTCGTGACCGCCGTACCGTCCTTCGGCAGCGTGTTTTTTGGCCTTTTACCGTTGGACGCGTTGAGCACCGGCATGCGGGCCGCGTTGACCGGCGGGTCCGTACCTCCGCTCTCGTGGCTGGTGCTGGCCGCGTGGACCGTGTTGTCGATCGCCTCCGCCGCTCGATTTTTCCGCTGGGAATAA
- a CDS encoding ABC transporter ATP-binding protein — MRADEPAVVLRDLEVRYGSVTAVDGLSVTVRRGTVHALLGPNGAGKTSTVEVCEGYRRPTAGSARVLGLDPVDDHDALMPRIGVMLQAGGVYPGARAAEMLALVAAYAANPLDTAMLTERLGLAKVARTPYRRLSGGEKQRLSLAMALVGRPELVFLDEPTAGMDPQSRHATWDLVDELRRAGVAVVLTTHLMDEAERLADQVTIIDHGKVLADGTPHQLTSDGCERLSFTARANLPLNSLQAALPEGLAAAEPRPGEYVVSGDLTPQVLATVTAWGAGHDAMLGELRTARRTLEDVFLELTGRDLRA, encoded by the coding sequence GTGCGAGCCGACGAACCCGCGGTGGTGCTGCGGGACCTGGAGGTGCGCTACGGATCGGTGACCGCGGTCGACGGCCTGTCGGTGACCGTCCGGCGCGGCACCGTACACGCCTTGCTCGGACCCAACGGAGCAGGCAAAACGTCCACTGTCGAGGTGTGCGAAGGCTATCGGCGGCCGACCGCCGGCTCGGCGCGCGTGCTCGGTCTCGACCCGGTCGACGACCACGACGCGCTGATGCCGCGGATCGGCGTGATGCTGCAGGCCGGCGGCGTCTATCCGGGCGCGCGTGCCGCCGAGATGTTGGCGCTGGTCGCCGCGTACGCGGCCAACCCGCTGGACACCGCGATGCTGACCGAGCGGCTGGGCCTGGCCAAGGTCGCCCGTACGCCGTACCGGCGGCTGTCCGGCGGCGAGAAGCAGCGGCTCAGCCTGGCGATGGCGCTGGTCGGCCGGCCCGAGCTGGTGTTCCTGGACGAGCCGACCGCCGGCATGGACCCGCAGTCGCGGCACGCCACCTGGGACCTGGTCGACGAGCTGCGCAGGGCCGGCGTCGCCGTCGTACTCACCACGCACCTGATGGACGAGGCCGAGCGGCTGGCCGACCAGGTGACGATCATCGACCACGGCAAGGTGCTCGCGGACGGTACGCCGCACCAGCTGACCAGCGACGGGTGCGAGCGACTGTCCTTCACGGCTCGGGCCAACCTGCCGCTCAACTCGCTGCAGGCGGCCCTGCCGGAAGGCCTCGCGGCCGCTGAGCCACGGCCAGGTGAGTACGTCGTGTCCGGTGACCTCACACCGCAGGTGCTGGCCACCGTCACGGCATGGGGCGCCGGCCACGACGCCATGCTCGGCGAGCTGCGTACCGCGCGGCGGACGCTGGAAGACGTGTTTCTCGAGCTGACCGGACGGGACCTGCGCGCATGA
- a CDS encoding helix-turn-helix transcriptional regulator, which produces MKNDSDQSVRGSVPDGAVQNKALDELVAGGMAEQRTRDRVVQLLLEHGPQTAAQLAQQLGVVPAAIRRHLDGLLAEDRIRRSQRPAVGPRGRGRPAQLFELTDSGRAPFPHAYDDLAAVALRHLAAYAGSEAVEKLAAERVAGLERRCREVVEAAGDDPAARAEALASALTAEGYAATASMIASGGMICQHHCPVAHVAAEFPQLCEAETAAISRLVGSHVQRLATIAHGDGVCTTHIPVQAIRTRSGRTPA; this is translated from the coding sequence GTGAAAAACGACAGCGATCAGTCGGTGCGCGGCAGCGTGCCTGATGGCGCTGTTCAGAATAAGGCGCTGGACGAGCTGGTCGCCGGGGGGATGGCCGAGCAGCGTACGCGCGACCGCGTGGTGCAGCTGCTGCTGGAGCACGGTCCGCAGACCGCCGCTCAGCTGGCGCAGCAGCTCGGCGTCGTGCCGGCGGCGATCCGCCGGCACCTGGACGGCCTGCTGGCCGAGGACCGCATCCGCCGCTCGCAGAGGCCGGCGGTCGGTCCGCGTGGCCGTGGCCGTCCGGCGCAGCTGTTCGAGCTCACCGACAGTGGTCGCGCGCCGTTCCCGCACGCGTACGACGACCTCGCCGCGGTCGCGCTGCGGCACCTCGCCGCGTACGCCGGCTCCGAGGCGGTCGAGAAGCTGGCCGCCGAGCGGGTCGCCGGGCTGGAGCGGCGCTGTCGCGAGGTCGTTGAGGCGGCCGGCGACGACCCGGCGGCCAGGGCGGAGGCGCTGGCCAGCGCGTTGACCGCGGAGGGCTACGCTGCCACCGCGTCGATGATCGCGTCCGGCGGGATGATCTGCCAGCACCACTGTCCGGTCGCGCACGTCGCCGCCGAGTTCCCGCAGCTGTGCGAGGCGGAGACCGCGGCGATCAGCCGGCTGGTCGGCAGCCACGTCCAGCGGCTCGCCACAATCGCACATGGTGACGGGGTGTGCACCACGCACATCCCCGTCCAGGCAATAAGGACCCGTTCCGGGAGGACACCCGCATGA
- the sufB gene encoding Fe-S cluster assembly protein SufB encodes MTTAPEVRPISQDEHIEALSRYGYGWADSDTAGASARRGLNEDVVRDISAKKNEPEWMLKRRLKALKLFERKPMPHWGADLGDIDFDNIKYFVRSTEKQAASWDELPDDIKNTYDKLGIPEAEKQRLVAGVAAQYESEVVYHKIREDLEAMGVIFLDTDTGLREHPELFEEYFGSVIPSGDNKFSALNTAVWSGGSFIYVPKGVHVDIPLQAYFRINTENMGQFERTLIIVDEDAYVHYVEGCTAPIYKSDSLHSAVVEIVVKKNARCRYTTIQNWSNNVYNLVTKRAVAHEGATMEWIDGNIGSKVTMKYPSVYMTGEHAKGEVLSVAFAGEGQHQDAGAKMVHAAPHTSSTIVSKSVARGGGRTSYRGLIQVLEGSSHSRSTVKCDALLVDAISRSDTYPYNDIREDDVAMGHEATVSKVSEDQLFYLMSRGLTEDEAMAMIVRGFVEPIARELPMEYALELNRLIELQMEGAVG; translated from the coding sequence ATGACCACCGCACCTGAGGTTCGGCCGATCAGCCAGGACGAGCACATCGAGGCGCTGTCCCGCTATGGCTACGGCTGGGCCGACTCCGACACCGCCGGCGCGTCGGCGCGTCGCGGTCTCAACGAGGACGTCGTACGGGACATCTCGGCGAAGAAAAACGAGCCGGAGTGGATGCTCAAGCGCCGGCTCAAGGCGCTGAAGCTGTTCGAGCGCAAGCCGATGCCGCACTGGGGTGCCGACCTCGGCGACATCGACTTCGACAACATCAAGTACTTCGTACGCTCGACCGAGAAGCAGGCCGCCAGCTGGGACGAGCTGCCCGACGACATCAAGAACACCTACGACAAGCTCGGCATCCCGGAGGCGGAGAAGCAGCGGCTGGTCGCCGGTGTCGCGGCGCAGTACGAGTCCGAGGTCGTCTACCACAAGATCCGCGAGGACCTTGAGGCGATGGGCGTCATCTTCCTGGACACCGACACCGGCCTGCGGGAGCACCCGGAGCTCTTCGAGGAGTACTTCGGCTCGGTGATCCCCAGCGGTGACAACAAGTTCTCCGCGCTGAACACCGCGGTCTGGTCCGGCGGCTCGTTCATCTACGTGCCCAAGGGCGTGCACGTCGACATCCCGCTGCAGGCGTACTTCCGCATCAACACCGAGAACATGGGCCAGTTCGAGCGGACGCTGATCATCGTGGACGAGGACGCGTACGTCCACTACGTCGAGGGCTGCACCGCGCCGATCTACAAGTCCGACTCGCTGCACTCGGCGGTCGTCGAGATCGTCGTGAAGAAAAACGCGCGCTGCCGCTACACGACGATCCAGAACTGGTCCAACAACGTCTACAACCTGGTCACCAAGCGCGCCGTCGCGCACGAAGGCGCGACCATGGAGTGGATCGACGGCAACATCGGCTCCAAGGTGACGATGAAATACCCGTCGGTCTACATGACCGGTGAGCACGCCAAGGGCGAGGTGCTGTCGGTGGCGTTCGCCGGCGAGGGCCAGCACCAGGACGCCGGCGCCAAGATGGTGCACGCGGCGCCGCACACCTCCTCGACGATCGTGTCGAAGTCGGTGGCGCGCGGCGGCGGTCGTACGTCCTACCGCGGCCTGATCCAGGTGCTGGAGGGCTCGTCGCACTCCAGGAGCACGGTGAAGTGTGACGCGCTGCTGGTCGACGCGATCAGCCGCTCGGACACCTATCCGTACAACGACATCCGCGAGGACGACGTGGCGATGGGCCACGAGGCCACGGTGTCCAAGGTCAGCGAGGACCAGCTGTTCTACCTGATGTCCCGCGGCCTCACCGAGGACGAGGCGATGGCGATGATCGTCCGCGGCTTCGTCGAGCCGATCGCGCGAGAGCTGCCGATGGAATACGCGCTGGAGCTCAACCGGCTGATCGAGCTGCAGATGGAAGGCGCGGTCGGCTGA
- the sufD gene encoding Fe-S cluster assembly protein SufD, producing MTGAQGTSAARSAESAPPATRFAELTSYDVADFAVPTARDEDWRFTPLKRLVGLHDGTFEAEKAPLSRETGELPAGVRAESVGRDDQRVGSALVPFDRVSAQAYTSFSEAYVLSVDANAVVETPVVVNVRGGSADGASFGHTVVDIGQSAEATVVLDHTGSAVLADNVEILVGDNAKLVLVTVQDFDPGSVHVQHQRVRLGRDARIVHVSVSLGGDLVRQFTSVDYSGRGGEADVYGIYFADGGQHLEHRQLVDHSVPDCRSNVLYRGALQGVDAHTVWIGDVLIRPDATGTDTYEINRNLVLTEGARADSVPNLEIQTGDVVGAGHASATGRFDDEQLFYLMSRGITAENARRLVVRGFFAELINKIPVESLRERITATVEARLSEAGA from the coding sequence ATGACAGGGGCCCAAGGGACCAGTGCTGCGCGCTCAGCGGAGAGCGCGCCGCCGGCGACCCGGTTCGCGGAGCTCACGTCCTACGACGTGGCCGACTTCGCGGTGCCGACCGCGCGTGACGAGGACTGGCGGTTCACCCCGCTCAAACGCCTCGTCGGCCTGCACGACGGCACTTTCGAGGCCGAGAAGGCGCCGCTGAGCCGAGAAACCGGTGAGCTGCCCGCTGGCGTACGCGCCGAAAGCGTCGGCCGCGACGACCAGCGCGTCGGCTCGGCGCTGGTGCCGTTCGACCGGGTCAGCGCGCAGGCTTACACGAGTTTTTCCGAAGCATACGTGCTTTCCGTGGACGCCAACGCGGTCGTCGAAACGCCGGTCGTCGTCAACGTGCGCGGTGGCTCGGCCGACGGCGCGAGCTTCGGCCACACGGTTGTCGACATTGGACAGTCGGCCGAGGCGACCGTCGTCCTTGACCACACCGGTTCGGCCGTACTCGCCGACAACGTCGAGATTCTGGTCGGCGACAACGCGAAACTCGTCCTGGTGACCGTCCAGGACTTCGATCCCGGATCGGTGCACGTACAGCACCAGCGGGTGAGGCTCGGCCGCGACGCGCGCATCGTGCACGTCTCGGTCAGCCTCGGCGGCGACCTGGTGCGGCAGTTCACCAGTGTCGACTACAGCGGTCGTGGCGGCGAGGCCGACGTTTACGGCATCTACTTCGCCGACGGCGGCCAGCACCTGGAGCACCGCCAGCTGGTTGACCACTCGGTGCCGGACTGCCGGTCCAACGTGCTCTATCGCGGCGCTCTGCAGGGTGTCGACGCGCACACGGTGTGGATCGGTGACGTGCTGATCCGGCCGGACGCGACCGGCACCGACACATACGAGATCAACCGCAACCTGGTCCTCACCGAGGGCGCCCGCGCGGATTCGGTGCCCAACCTGGAAATCCAGACCGGTGACGTGGTCGGCGCCGGCCACGCGAGTGCGACCGGCCGGTTCGACGACGAGCAGCTCTTCTATCTGATGTCACGCGGCATCACCGCGGAAAACGCGCGGCGCCTGGTCGTACGCGGATTCTTCGCCGAGCTGATCAACAAGATCCCGGTGGAGTCGCTGCGCGAGCGGATCACCGCGACCGTTGAAGCGCGGCTTTCCGAGGCGGGCGCCTGA
- a CDS encoding bifunctional 3-phenylpropionate/cinnamic acid dioxygenase ferredoxin subunit — protein MTDFVRACAAAEVPAGEATGVDIDGTPVAIVHTEDGEFFAIRDVCSHAEVPLSEGDVEGCTIECWLHGSQFDLRTGKPTGLPATEPVPTYPTRVADGDVFVNISATQESVK, from the coding sequence ATGACCGACTTCGTACGAGCGTGCGCGGCGGCCGAGGTGCCGGCCGGTGAGGCCACCGGTGTCGACATCGACGGCACGCCGGTCGCGATCGTGCACACCGAGGACGGCGAGTTCTTCGCCATCCGCGATGTGTGCTCGCACGCCGAAGTGCCGCTGTCCGAAGGCGATGTCGAGGGCTGCACCATCGAATGCTGGCTGCACGGCTCGCAGTTTGACCTGCGGACCGGAAAACCGACCGGCCTGCCGGCCACCGAGCCGGTCCCGACCTATCCGACGCGCGTTGCCGACGGCGACGTTTTCGTGAATATCTCTGCAACTCAGGAGTCCGTGAAGTGA
- the sufC gene encoding Fe-S cluster assembly ATPase SufC, translated as MSTLEIRDLHVSVAVADGEEKPILRGVDLTVRSGETHAIMGPNGSGKSTLAYSIAGHPKYRVTGGTVTLDGEDVLAMTVDERARAGLFLAMQYPVEVPGVSVSNFLRTAATAVRGEAPKLRTWVKDVKEAMERLEVDSSFSERSVNEGFSGGEKKRHEILQLELLKPKMAVLDETDSGLDIDALRVVSDGVNRVRATGEVGVLLITHYTRILRYVQPDFVHVFVGGKIVEEGGPELAERLESEGYVRFTKAAV; from the coding sequence GTGAGCACTCTGGAAATCCGTGACCTGCACGTCAGCGTCGCCGTCGCCGACGGCGAGGAGAAGCCGATCCTGCGCGGCGTCGACCTGACGGTGAGGTCGGGGGAGACGCACGCGATCATGGGCCCCAACGGCTCCGGCAAGTCGACGCTGGCCTACTCCATCGCCGGTCACCCGAAATACCGCGTCACCGGTGGCACGGTGACCCTCGACGGCGAGGACGTACTCGCGATGACCGTCGACGAGCGCGCACGTGCCGGCCTTTTCCTGGCCATGCAGTATCCGGTCGAGGTCCCCGGCGTCAGCGTCTCCAACTTCCTGCGGACGGCCGCGACCGCTGTTCGCGGTGAGGCGCCGAAGCTGCGTACGTGGGTCAAGGACGTGAAGGAAGCGATGGAGCGGCTCGAGGTCGACTCCTCCTTCTCAGAGCGCAGCGTCAACGAGGGTTTCTCCGGCGGTGAGAAGAAGCGTCACGAGATCCTGCAGCTGGAGCTGCTCAAGCCGAAGATGGCGGTGCTGGACGAGACCGACTCCGGGCTGGACATCGACGCGCTGCGCGTGGTCAGCGACGGCGTCAACCGCGTACGCGCCACCGGTGAGGTCGGCGTCCTGCTGATCACCCACTACACGCGGATCCTGCGTTATGTGCAGCCGGACTTCGTGCATGTCTTCGTCGGCGGGAAAATCGTCGAGGAAGGTGGCCCGGAGCTCGCCGAACGGCTGGAATCGGAAGGATACGTGCGCTTCACCAAGGCGGCGGTCTGA
- a CDS encoding cysteine desulfurase: MSAPAPELALDVERIRADFPILQRTVRDGHRLVYLDSGATSQKPVQVLDAERAYYLRHNAAVHRGAHQLAEEADELYEGARGKVAAFIGGQDNEVVFTKNATESLNLVAYSMSNASVFGPEAERFRIGPGDEVVVTEMEHHANLIPWQQLCLRTGATLKWLGLTDEGRLDLSNMDGVITERTKLVALVHQSNVLGTVNPVKAIADRAHQVGALVVLDACQSVPHMPFDVADTGADFVAFSGHKMLGPTGVGVLWGRYELLETMPPFLTGGSMIETVRMEATTFAKPPQRFEAGVPNIAQVIGLGAAVDYLSAVGMANVAAHEEQLTAYALQALEPLSGVTVVGPPTNIARGGAVSVVVDGIHSHDVGQVLDDLGVEVRVGHHCAWPIMRRFHVPATTRATFYLYNSTEDIDAFVSGIEKAQRFFS; the protein is encoded by the coding sequence ATGTCCGCCCCGGCGCCGGAGCTGGCCCTGGACGTCGAGCGCATCCGGGCCGACTTCCCGATCCTGCAGCGCACCGTACGCGACGGACACCGGCTGGTCTACCTGGATTCCGGTGCCACCTCGCAGAAACCGGTCCAGGTGCTGGACGCTGAGCGCGCGTACTATCTGCGGCACAACGCGGCCGTGCACCGGGGTGCTCACCAGCTGGCCGAGGAGGCCGACGAGCTGTACGAGGGCGCGCGCGGAAAAGTCGCCGCGTTCATCGGCGGACAGGACAACGAGGTGGTGTTCACCAAGAACGCCACCGAAAGCCTCAACCTTGTCGCGTACTCGATGAGCAACGCGTCGGTTTTCGGCCCGGAGGCTGAGCGTTTCCGGATCGGTCCCGGCGACGAGGTCGTGGTGACCGAGATGGAGCACCACGCCAACCTCATCCCGTGGCAGCAGCTCTGTCTGCGCACCGGTGCGACGCTGAAATGGCTCGGCCTGACCGACGAGGGCCGGCTGGATCTGTCCAATATGGACGGTGTGATCACCGAGCGGACCAAGCTGGTCGCTCTGGTGCACCAGTCCAACGTGCTCGGCACGGTCAATCCGGTGAAGGCCATCGCGGACCGGGCGCATCAGGTCGGTGCGCTGGTCGTGCTCGATGCCTGCCAGTCGGTGCCGCACATGCCGTTCGACGTGGCCGACACCGGTGCGGATTTCGTCGCGTTCTCCGGCCACAAGATGCTCGGGCCGACCGGCGTCGGCGTGCTGTGGGGCCGGTACGAGCTGCTGGAGACGATGCCGCCGTTCCTGACCGGCGGCTCGATGATCGAGACCGTACGCATGGAGGCGACGACCTTCGCCAAGCCGCCGCAGCGTTTCGAGGCCGGCGTGCCAAACATCGCGCAGGTGATCGGCCTCGGTGCCGCGGTCGACTATCTGTCCGCCGTCGGCATGGCCAATGTCGCGGCACACGAGGAGCAGCTGACCGCGTACGCGCTGCAGGCGCTTGAACCGCTGTCCGGCGTCACGGTCGTCGGACCGCCAACCAACATCGCCCGTGGCGGCGCGGTTTCGGTTGTGGTGGACGGGATCCACTCGCACGACGTCGGCCAGGTGCTGGACGACCTCGGTGTCGAGGTGCGGGTCGGACACCACTGCGCGTGGCCGATCATGCGGCGTTTCCACGTGCCGGCGACCACCCGCGCGACGTTCTACCTGTACAACTCCACCGAAGACATCGACGCCTTCGTCAGCGGAATAGAAAAGGCTCAGAGGTTCTTCTCATGA
- the sufU gene encoding Fe-S cluster assembly sulfur transfer protein SufU produces MKMESLYQEIILDHYKHPHGRGLREPYSGEAYHVNPTCGDELTVRVQLSEDGELVKEISYEGQGCSISQASASVLHDLVSGQPVKEAFAVGDEFQRMISGRGEVEPDEDVLGDGIAFAGVAKYPARVKCALLGWMAFKDATAKAVAAEGKS; encoded by the coding sequence ATGAAGATGGAGTCGCTCTACCAGGAGATCATCCTGGACCACTACAAGCACCCGCACGGCCGGGGGCTCAGGGAGCCGTATTCGGGTGAGGCTTATCACGTCAACCCGACCTGCGGCGACGAGCTGACCGTACGCGTGCAGCTGTCCGAGGATGGCGAGCTGGTCAAGGAAATCTCGTACGAGGGCCAGGGTTGCTCGATCAGCCAGGCGTCGGCCTCGGTGCTGCACGATCTGGTGTCCGGACAGCCGGTCAAAGAGGCCTTCGCGGTGGGCGACGAGTTCCAGCGGATGATTTCCGGCCGGGGCGAGGTGGAGCCGGACGAGGACGTACTCGGCGACGGCATCGCTTTCGCCGGCGTTGCCAAGTATCCGGCGCGGGTGAAATGTGCTTTGCTCGGATGGATGGCGTTCAAGGACGCGACCGCCAAAGCGGTCGCAGCGGAGGGTAAATCATGA
- a CDS encoding metal-sulfur cluster assembly factor, with the protein MSDETTTPTAELTKAEVDDVEEAMKDVVDPELGINVVDLGLVYGIHVDDANIATIDMTLTSAACPLTDVIEDQTREALCGGGPSAVVSDFRINWVWMPPWGPDKITDDGRDQLRALGFNV; encoded by the coding sequence ATGAGTGACGAGACAACCACTCCGACCGCCGAACTGACGAAGGCCGAAGTGGACGATGTCGAAGAGGCGATGAAGGACGTCGTCGACCCCGAGCTCGGCATCAACGTGGTCGATCTTGGCCTGGTGTATGGCATTCACGTCGATGACGCCAACATCGCCACGATCGACATGACGCTCACGTCGGCGGCCTGTCCGCTCACCGACGTGATCGAGGACCAAACCCGTGAGGCACTGTGCGGCGGAGGCCCGAGCGCGGTGGTGAGCGACTTCCGGATCAACTGGGTCTGGATGCCGCCGTGGGGCCCGGACAAGATCACCGACGACGGCCGCGACCAGCTCCGCGCGCTCGGCTTCAACGTGTGA